A genome region from Brassica oleracea var. oleracea cultivar TO1000 chromosome C2, BOL, whole genome shotgun sequence includes the following:
- the LOC106324301 gene encoding uncharacterized protein LOC106324301 translates to MGLRPSRKGAEDAYVWTPLTTGIYSARSGYNATAQASHCPSAPISQPEAEFNWLKDIWSTKTSPKLKLFLWSTIQGALPLGVELQKRGLNAAALCPRCKEVETAMHTFFLCPFAKEVWNHVPFKTPVHIAEDMDFKSAIVKFRQALCLPPIGVRSPLLPWVCWSLWTARNKLIFEDKTNPPIEIAIRGLAAALEWDQAQAVMISKTNPNIPQRAAPVRLISLDTENPCFVDAAWDSTAKRAGTAWILNKLLPHHARSGSQIFDNVNSPLMAESFALRNGIEELIKAGVQSTTVFSDCQMLIRAIVNKSQIKEVYGVLQDIDRLSSLFVSICFQFIPRSQNRETDFLAKQALQAHCCLIPSV, encoded by the exons ATGG GCCTAAGACCAAGTAGGAAAGGAGCTGAGGATGCCTATGTCTGGACCCCTCTCACCACGGGAATCTACTCAGCAAGATCAGGGTACAATGCAACAGCACAGGCTAGTCATTGCCCTAGTGCTCCCATCTCTCAACCTGAGGCAGAGTTTAATTGGTTAAAGGACATTTGGTCAACAAAAACATCTCCAAAGCTCAAGCTTTTCTTGTGGTCGACTATTCAAGGAGCTTTACCTTTAGGGGTAGAACTACAGAAGAGAGGATTAAACGCTGCAGCCCTATGCCCTCGGTGTAAAGAAGTTGAAACTGCAATGCATACATTCTTCCTCTGCCCCTTTGCCAAAGAAGTCTGGAACCATGTCCCTTTCAAAACGCCAGTTCACATAGCTGAGGATATGGACTTCAAATCTGCAATAGTCAAATTCCGCCAAGCTCTCTGCCTCCCCCCCATAGGGGTCCGATCCCCCCTCCTTCCATGGGTCTGCTGGTCCCTCTGGACGGCCAGAAACAAGCTCATCTTCGAAGACAAAACCAACCCTCCCATCGAGATCGCCATAAGAGGCCTAGCAGCAGCACTGGAATGGGATCAGGCACAGGCGGTAATGATATCAAAGACTAACCCAAACATACCGCAAAGAGCTGCTCCAGTCAGGTTGATTAGTCTAGATACTGAGAACCCATGTTTCGTCGACGCCGCATGGGACTCCACAGCTAAGCGAGCGGGAACCGCATGGATTCTTAACAAACTCCTCCCGCACCATGCCCGATCAGGTTCACAGATCTTCGACAACGTCAACTCTCCCCTTATGGCTGAATCGTTCGCTCTCCGGAATGGCATTGAGGAATTGATCAAAGCGGGAGTACAATCCACAACAGTCTTCTCGGATTGCCAAATGCTCATCAGAGCTATCGTCAACAAGAGTCAGATCAAAGAGGTTTACGGCGTTCTCCAAGACATCGATCGCCTCTCTTCTCTCTTCGTCTCTATCTGTTTCCAGTTCATCCCTCGTTCTCAGAACAGGGAAACTGATTTCTTAGCTAAACAGGCCCTTCAGGCCCACTGCTGTCTAATTCCCTCTGTTTAA